One genomic window of Microbacterium testaceum StLB037 includes the following:
- a CDS encoding TrmH family RNA methyltransferase yields MTDADEPTPAPESAVETDPTDATRSAPAPAPTHGVGPWPGEWPDDPRYDPELLAEGDRRNVVDDYRYWTMEAIVADLDAKRHPFHVAIENWQHDLNIGSIVRSANAFLAAEVHIIGKRRWNRRGAMVTDRYQHVRHHEDVETFTAWARGSGLPVIAIDNVEGSVPVNRAELPEACVLLFGQEGPGLSPEALAAASAVVEITQYGSTRSINAASAAAVVMYEWCRRWA; encoded by the coding sequence GTGACGGATGCCGACGAGCCCACGCCGGCGCCGGAGAGCGCGGTCGAGACCGACCCGACGGATGCCACGCGCTCCGCGCCCGCGCCCGCCCCCACGCACGGGGTCGGTCCCTGGCCGGGGGAGTGGCCCGACGACCCGCGCTACGACCCGGAACTCCTGGCCGAGGGGGATCGCCGCAACGTCGTCGACGACTACCGGTACTGGACGATGGAGGCGATCGTCGCGGACCTCGACGCGAAGCGGCATCCGTTCCACGTCGCGATCGAGAACTGGCAGCACGACCTCAACATCGGCTCGATCGTCCGCAGCGCGAACGCCTTCCTCGCGGCCGAGGTCCACATCATCGGCAAACGCCGCTGGAACCGCCGCGGCGCGATGGTGACCGACCGCTACCAGCACGTCCGGCACCACGAAGACGTCGAGACGTTCACCGCGTGGGCGCGGGGGTCCGGGCTCCCGGTCATCGCGATCGACAACGTCGAGGGCTCGGTGCCGGTGAACCGTGCCGAGCTCCCCGAGGCCTGCGTGCTGCTCTTCGGGCAGGAGGGGCCGGGGCTCTCGCCCGAGGCGCTCGCCGCGGCATCCGCTGTCGTCGAGATCACGCAGTACGGATCCACGCGCTCGATCAACGCGGCCTCGGCTGCCGCGGTCGTCATGTACGAGTGGTGTCGCCGCTGGGCGTGA
- a CDS encoding MATE family efflux transporter: protein MSTRPPETLNRSILRLAVPALGALIAEPLFLIVDGAMVGHLGVAPLAGLGIAGAVLHTVVGLMVFLAYSTTPVVARRFGAGEMGRAVSVGIDGMWLALTLGAVLAVAGVWATPAVVDAFGAAPDVAENARVYLSISMWGLPAMLIVFAATGLLRGLQNTVTPLWIAGVGFAANAALNAVFIYGFGWGIAGSAAGTVVAQWAMVGAYVVVVGRLARRHTASLRPERAGLGGTARSGGWLFLRTLSLRVAFLATVAVATQLGSAELAGWQIAFTIFSTAAFALDALAIAAQALIGAGLGAGDLATVRRVLQRTVAWGLWFGVAVGAVIAAASGVVGLIFTGDPAVAALIQPALLVLAVAQPLAAVVFVLDGVLIGAGDARYLALAGVLNLVPYVPALVAVAVWAGGGAGGLAWLSAAFFGVYLLARAVTLGLRVRGQAWTTAGG, encoded by the coding sequence GTGAGCACCCGACCGCCCGAGACGCTCAATCGGTCGATCCTCCGGCTGGCCGTCCCCGCGCTCGGTGCGCTGATCGCCGAGCCGCTGTTCCTCATCGTCGACGGCGCCATGGTCGGGCACCTGGGCGTCGCCCCGCTCGCCGGTCTCGGTATCGCGGGCGCGGTCCTGCACACCGTCGTCGGGCTCATGGTCTTCCTCGCCTACTCCACCACTCCCGTGGTGGCGCGCCGTTTCGGGGCGGGAGAGATGGGGCGCGCCGTCTCCGTCGGCATCGACGGCATGTGGCTCGCCCTCACGCTGGGAGCCGTCCTCGCCGTCGCCGGGGTGTGGGCGACGCCGGCCGTGGTCGACGCGTTCGGCGCCGCACCCGACGTCGCCGAGAACGCCCGCGTCTACCTGTCGATCTCGATGTGGGGCCTGCCGGCCATGCTCATCGTCTTCGCGGCGACGGGCCTCCTCCGCGGCCTCCAGAACACCGTGACCCCGCTGTGGATCGCGGGCGTCGGGTTCGCAGCCAACGCGGCCCTCAACGCCGTCTTCATCTACGGGTTCGGGTGGGGGATCGCGGGCTCCGCGGCGGGCACGGTCGTGGCGCAGTGGGCGATGGTCGGTGCGTACGTGGTCGTGGTGGGGCGGCTCGCGCGTCGGCACACGGCATCCCTTCGTCCCGAACGCGCGGGGCTCGGGGGGACCGCCCGATCGGGCGGATGGCTGTTCCTGCGCACCCTGAGCCTTCGGGTGGCGTTCCTCGCCACGGTCGCCGTCGCCACCCAGCTCGGCTCGGCCGAACTCGCGGGGTGGCAGATCGCCTTCACGATCTTCTCGACGGCCGCGTTCGCGCTCGACGCCCTGGCCATCGCGGCTCAGGCCCTGATCGGTGCCGGTCTCGGCGCGGGCGATCTCGCGACCGTCCGCCGCGTCCTGCAGCGCACGGTCGCCTGGGGACTCTGGTTCGGCGTCGCCGTGGGGGCCGTCATCGCGGCAGCCTCGGGGGTGGTCGGGCTGATCTTCACGGGCGACCCCGCGGTCGCGGCCCTGATCCAGCCCGCACTCCTGGTGCTCGCCGTCGCGCAGCCGCTCGCCGCGGTCGTGTTCGTGCTCGACGGCGTGCTCATCGGCGCCGGAGACGCGCGCTATCTCGCGCTCGCGGGCGTGCTCAACCTCGTGCCGTACGTGCCCGCCCTCGTCGCGGTCGCCGTGTGGGCGGGCGGCGGTGCGGGCGGGTTGGCGTGGCTTTCGGCCGCGTTCTTCGGCGTCTACCTGCTCGCCCGGGCCGTCACCCTCGGGCTCCGCGTCCGCGGCCAGGCGTGGACGACCGCGGGCGGTTGA
- a CDS encoding M13 family metallopeptidase: MTETPRSGLALEELSDEIRPQDDLFRHVNGRWLERTEIPEDKARWGAFHLIAEQAEKDVRTIVEESQQAEPGTEARKIGDLFASFMDTARIDELGRTPIEDQLRRVDDVHEVADLLRLTGELEREGMSGLIALFVEPDPGDPTRYVPVLYQGGISMPDESYYRLDNFAETRDAYRAHIERILDLAGVPDAADAAARVFALETEIAAHHWSREDSRDAVKTYNLKSWDDTVALAGVDLEPWRAGVAPGHEAALAEVVVYQPSFVEALGSLLTPERLDDWKAWLRFKIVHASAAFLPDAFVAENFSFYGTQLTGVPVNRERWKRGVSLTEAALGEAIGKVYVERHFPPAAKDAMDGLVAHLIEAYRRSIAALEWMTAETRERALAKLEAFTPKIGYPVRWKDYGDLEILADDLIGNVRRANIWEHDRQLAKVGQPIDRDEWHMTPQTVNAYYNPLMNEIVFPAAILQYPFFDADRDAAANFGGIGAVIGHEIGHGFDDQGSRFDGDGSLRDWWTDADRAAFEERTKALIAQYDALVPEGLSEEHHVNGALTIGENIGDLGGLGIAISAYRLSLEAEGLDPEGPVVDGLTGIQRLLLSWAQVWQQKGRDAETIRLLTIDPHSPNEFRCNQIVRNIDAFYEAFEVTESDALWLDADQRVTIW, from the coding sequence ATGACCGAGACCCCCCGTTCCGGTCTCGCGCTCGAAGAGCTGAGCGACGAGATCCGCCCGCAGGACGATCTGTTCCGACACGTGAACGGCCGTTGGCTCGAGCGCACCGAGATCCCCGAGGACAAGGCGCGCTGGGGCGCGTTCCACCTGATCGCCGAGCAGGCCGAGAAGGACGTCCGCACGATCGTCGAGGAGTCGCAGCAGGCCGAGCCGGGCACCGAAGCCCGCAAGATCGGCGACCTGTTCGCGAGCTTCATGGACACCGCCCGCATCGACGAGCTCGGCCGCACGCCGATCGAAGACCAGCTGCGGCGCGTCGACGACGTCCACGAGGTCGCGGACCTCCTCCGCCTCACGGGCGAGCTGGAGCGCGAGGGCATGAGCGGCCTGATCGCCCTCTTCGTCGAGCCCGACCCGGGCGATCCGACGCGCTACGTCCCCGTGCTGTACCAGGGCGGCATCTCGATGCCGGACGAGAGCTACTACCGTCTCGACAACTTCGCCGAGACACGCGACGCCTACCGCGCGCACATCGAGCGCATCCTCGACCTGGCGGGCGTTCCCGACGCGGCGGATGCCGCTGCCCGGGTGTTCGCCCTCGAGACCGAGATCGCGGCGCACCACTGGTCGCGCGAAGACAGCCGTGACGCGGTCAAGACCTACAACCTGAAGTCGTGGGACGACACGGTCGCCCTCGCCGGCGTCGACCTGGAGCCGTGGCGCGCCGGTGTCGCGCCCGGGCACGAGGCCGCCCTCGCCGAGGTCGTGGTCTACCAGCCCAGCTTCGTGGAGGCGCTCGGCTCCCTGCTGACGCCGGAGCGTCTCGACGACTGGAAGGCCTGGCTGCGCTTCAAGATCGTGCACGCCTCCGCCGCGTTCCTCCCCGACGCGTTCGTCGCCGAGAACTTCTCGTTCTACGGCACGCAGCTCACCGGGGTACCGGTGAACCGCGAGCGGTGGAAGCGGGGGGTGAGCCTCACCGAGGCCGCCCTGGGCGAGGCGATCGGCAAGGTGTACGTCGAGCGGCACTTCCCGCCGGCGGCGAAGGACGCGATGGACGGACTCGTCGCCCACCTCATCGAGGCCTACCGGCGCTCGATCGCGGCGCTCGAGTGGATGACCGCCGAAACGCGCGAGCGCGCTCTGGCCAAGCTCGAAGCCTTCACGCCCAAGATCGGCTACCCCGTCCGCTGGAAGGACTACGGCGACCTCGAGATCCTCGCCGACGACCTGATCGGCAACGTCCGTCGGGCCAACATCTGGGAGCACGACCGTCAGCTCGCCAAGGTCGGTCAGCCGATCGACCGCGACGAGTGGCACATGACGCCGCAGACGGTGAACGCGTACTACAACCCGCTCATGAACGAGATCGTCTTCCCCGCGGCGATCCTGCAGTACCCGTTCTTCGACGCCGACCGCGACGCCGCCGCCAACTTCGGCGGGATCGGCGCCGTGATCGGGCACGAGATCGGGCACGGCTTCGACGACCAGGGCAGCCGTTTCGACGGCGACGGGTCGCTGCGCGACTGGTGGACGGATGCCGATCGCGCGGCGTTCGAGGAGCGGACGAAGGCCCTCATCGCGCAGTACGACGCGCTCGTCCCCGAGGGGCTGTCCGAGGAGCACCACGTCAACGGCGCGCTGACGATCGGCGAGAACATCGGCGACCTCGGGGGACTCGGCATCGCCATCTCGGCGTACCGCCTCTCGCTCGAGGCCGAGGGTCTCGACCCCGAAGGTCCGGTCGTCGACGGGCTCACCGGCATCCAGCGTCTCCTGTTGAGCTGGGCGCAGGTGTGGCAGCAGAAGGGCCGGGATGCCGAGACCATCCGCCTTCTCACCATCGATCCGCACTCTCCCAACGAGTTCCGTTGCAACCAGATCGTGCGTAACATCGATGCGTTCTACGAGGCGTTCGAGGTCACCGAGAGCGACGCTCTCTGGCTGGACGCCGACCAGCGCGTCACCATTTGGTGA
- a CDS encoding serine hydrolase: MPPVPEPAAPEPLGGAVESSRRDAPALRGAGRKGPKRLPRRAAAGRRSFTATLRALDELAASGARVSVRIDELDGGSQVLVGDDFLTLPVGGLGVVPLLVEVAASIEAGTIDALEIIDRSTVHGAAVGGMWQHLKAPALPIADVAVLAASAGDALAANALLQRVGLQAVRARSEQLGLRRTALLDRFRDDRGPDDAPHVALSTAREMAQLFAGLVNSTVVSPGVSAQVAEWLSLNHDLALVASATGLDPFAHENDQHGLLFINKTGRAPGVRAEAGVLGGPRAGVAYALIVNFDDLSISHRLRAHDAFRVLGVELMEYVY, from the coding sequence ATGCCCCCGGTTCCCGAGCCCGCCGCCCCCGAGCCCCTCGGCGGGGCCGTCGAGTCGTCACGACGCGATGCGCCCGCGCTCCGGGGGGCCGGGCGGAAAGGTCCGAAGCGCCTCCCGCGGCGCGCGGCAGCCGGGCGGCGCTCGTTCACCGCGACGCTGCGAGCGCTCGACGAGCTCGCGGCGTCGGGGGCGCGTGTCTCCGTGCGCATCGACGAGCTCGACGGCGGGTCGCAGGTGCTCGTCGGCGACGACTTCCTGACGCTGCCCGTCGGCGGCCTCGGGGTCGTTCCGCTCCTCGTCGAGGTGGCGGCATCCATCGAGGCGGGCACGATCGACGCGCTCGAGATCATCGATCGCTCGACGGTGCACGGCGCGGCGGTCGGCGGTATGTGGCAGCACCTGAAGGCACCGGCGCTGCCGATCGCGGACGTCGCCGTGCTCGCCGCCTCGGCGGGCGATGCTCTGGCCGCGAATGCTCTTCTGCAGCGCGTCGGTCTCCAGGCGGTGCGGGCGCGATCGGAGCAGCTGGGGCTGCGGCGAACGGCTCTGCTCGACCGGTTCCGCGACGACCGCGGCCCCGACGACGCCCCGCACGTGGCCCTGTCGACCGCCCGCGAGATGGCGCAGTTGTTCGCGGGGCTCGTGAACTCGACGGTGGTGTCACCGGGCGTCAGCGCCCAGGTGGCGGAGTGGTTGAGTCTGAACCACGACCTCGCGCTCGTGGCATCCGCCACCGGCCTCGATCCGTTCGCGCACGAGAACGACCAGCACGGCCTGCTGTTCATCAACAAGACGGGCCGCGCCCCGGGCGTGCGGGCCGAGGCGGGGGTGCTCGGGGGACCGCGTGCGGGCGTGGCGTACGCGCTCATCGTCAACTTTGACGATCTCTCCATCTCGCACCGTCTGCGGGCGCACGACGCGTTCCGGGTGCTCGGCGTCGAACTGATGGAGTACGTGTACTGA
- a CDS encoding MFS transporter, translated as MNDTAPGPLAHAPFRWLLAARTTAIVGNAVAPIALAFAVLDLTGSAADLGVVVAARSLANVGMLLFGGVIADRLPRNVVLVGASLAAAASQGLVAALVLTGTAAVWSLALLGVVNGAVAAVSLPAAAALVPDTVPDALLRPANAWLRLGLNAGSILGASVGAAVIALIGPGWGLVIDAVAFAGAAALFSRLRLARTPPRSAAGASVLAELRHGWREFSSRRWIWIVVLQFAVLNAAFTGATTVLGPLVADETFGRGGWGLVIAAQTAGFALGALLALRWRPRRALGIGVAAMASAALPVATLALAPTLPALVAAFALGGFAIELFAIAWDQSLQAHVPRDALSRVYSYDMVGSFVAVPLGEIVVGPLAHAAGTVPVLLGCAAIIVVATAVAASSRSVWSIRA; from the coding sequence ATGAACGACACCGCACCCGGCCCCCTGGCGCACGCGCCCTTCCGATGGCTTCTCGCCGCACGTACCACCGCCATCGTGGGCAACGCCGTCGCGCCGATCGCCCTCGCCTTCGCGGTGCTCGATCTGACCGGATCCGCGGCCGATCTCGGCGTCGTGGTGGCCGCGCGCTCCCTCGCGAACGTCGGCATGCTGCTGTTCGGCGGGGTGATCGCCGACCGCCTTCCGCGCAACGTCGTCCTCGTCGGCGCGTCGCTCGCCGCGGCCGCCAGCCAGGGCCTCGTCGCCGCCCTCGTGCTCACGGGCACCGCCGCCGTCTGGTCGCTCGCCCTGCTCGGCGTCGTGAACGGGGCGGTCGCCGCCGTGAGCCTGCCGGCGGCGGCCGCGCTCGTCCCCGACACCGTGCCCGACGCGCTGCTCCGCCCGGCCAACGCCTGGCTGCGGCTGGGGCTGAACGCGGGGAGCATCCTCGGGGCGTCGGTGGGGGCGGCCGTGATCGCCCTCATCGGTCCGGGCTGGGGCCTCGTCATCGACGCCGTCGCATTCGCCGGGGCGGCCGCGCTGTTCTCGCGCCTCCGGCTCGCCCGCACACCCCCGCGCTCCGCGGCCGGCGCCTCGGTCCTCGCCGAGCTGCGCCACGGGTGGCGGGAATTCTCGAGCCGTCGGTGGATCTGGATCGTCGTGCTCCAGTTCGCCGTGCTGAACGCCGCGTTCACGGGTGCCACCACGGTCCTGGGGCCCCTCGTCGCCGACGAGACCTTCGGACGCGGGGGCTGGGGCCTCGTGATCGCGGCGCAGACGGCGGGCTTCGCCCTGGGAGCACTCCTCGCCCTGCGGTGGCGGCCGCGGCGCGCCCTGGGCATCGGCGTCGCGGCCATGGCATCCGCGGCTCTTCCGGTGGCGACGCTCGCTCTCGCCCCGACTCTCCCGGCGCTCGTCGCGGCCTTCGCCCTCGGCGGCTTCGCGATCGAGCTCTTCGCGATCGCCTGGGATCAATCCCTCCAGGCACACGTCCCCCGAGACGCTCTGTCGCGCGTGTACTCGTACGACATGGTGGGGTCCTTCGTCGCCGTCCCCCTGGGCGAGATCGTCGTCGGTCCCCTCGCGCACGCCGCGGGGACGGTCCCGGTGCTCCTCGGGTGCGCGGCGATCATCGTCGTCGCGACGGCGGTCGCCGCGAGCTCGCGGAGCGTCTGGAGCATCCGCGCCTGA
- a CDS encoding ArsR/SmtB family transcription factor produces the protein MARMASLDELRALAHPLRLRLLSLLTATALSAADAGRELGVSQASASYHLRVLERAGLIRVVEVERVRGGDAKRYRHEASSRRYDVDAPGVTRSAEAEAEYIDALSDELRRRARHRVDGPALSTDAELWLDPAVWRRVVQHVGEASALLHAAAQPPRTPGTRPVSMTAALFPLRRTR, from the coding sequence ATGGCACGTATGGCCTCGCTCGACGAACTGCGCGCCCTCGCGCACCCGCTCCGCCTGAGACTGCTGTCGCTCCTCACGGCGACCGCTCTCAGCGCGGCGGACGCGGGTCGCGAGCTCGGGGTCTCGCAGGCCTCGGCCAGCTATCACCTCCGCGTTCTCGAACGGGCGGGGCTCATCCGCGTGGTGGAGGTCGAGCGCGTCCGCGGCGGCGACGCCAAGCGCTATCGACACGAGGCGTCGTCGCGGCGTTACGACGTCGACGCCCCGGGCGTCACGCGCTCCGCGGAGGCGGAGGCCGAGTACATCGACGCGCTCTCCGACGAACTGCGTCGGCGCGCGCGCCACCGCGTCGACGGGCCGGCCCTCAGCACCGACGCGGAGCTGTGGCTCGATCCCGCCGTCTGGCGCCGTGTCGTACAGCACGTCGGCGAGGCATCCGCTCTGCTCCATGCCGCGGCGCAGCCGCCGCGCACGCCGGGGACTCGACCCGTCTCGATGACGGCGGCCCTGTTCCCGCTGCGGCGGACCCGATGA
- a CDS encoding ABC transporter substrate-binding protein, translated as MTQHVSRAHRRLALVGGVAVASALALTACSPSTGTGGNESDNQYGFTAAEQDPSSAITVWVDSSREPLAQAFEKANPDVKINIETYDGGSGGSGSFQQKVALFDQSGEGWPDVVFSTQQNDTSWASKENNGQQAFAAPLNKGFFDQSFLDGFTKGALGPMTVDDTVYGLRNDLAPVLFWYNKPLLDQFGYSVPTTWEDYEALSDKIAAEHPGYILGSVGDSFQAPYVYYWGAEAPIFQVDGNTFTSNFSDPNSKKATDLIDHMLANGTLVTDSVFGADFVSKYKDKLVGIPGPAWYAGALFDNEKSLNYTAGTIGAGAPLSWSGGDKVTGNVGGGVWYASSHSKNLEAVKKFLTYATSSDDAVKLASGLPAYQSAADAWLKEQAAQGFFTGDLQSSVSTAASSVWQGWGYPSFSVEAAFSKAALPVITAGKPLSDATQAWQTEMDNQAQVQGYDVKK; from the coding sequence ATGACGCAGCATGTTTCTCGCGCTCATCGTCGCCTCGCCCTCGTGGGCGGAGTCGCCGTGGCGTCCGCCCTCGCCCTCACCGCGTGCAGCCCGAGCACCGGTACCGGCGGCAATGAGTCCGACAACCAGTACGGCTTCACCGCCGCGGAGCAGGACCCCTCCAGCGCCATCACCGTGTGGGTCGACTCGTCGCGCGAGCCTCTCGCGCAGGCGTTCGAGAAGGCCAACCCGGACGTGAAGATCAACATCGAGACCTACGACGGCGGCTCCGGCGGCTCGGGCTCGTTCCAGCAGAAGGTCGCGCTGTTCGACCAGTCCGGTGAGGGCTGGCCCGACGTCGTCTTCTCGACCCAGCAGAACGACACCTCGTGGGCCTCGAAGGAGAACAACGGACAGCAGGCGTTCGCCGCTCCGCTGAACAAGGGGTTCTTCGACCAGAGCTTCCTCGACGGCTTCACCAAGGGCGCGCTCGGCCCCATGACCGTCGACGACACGGTGTACGGCCTCCGCAACGACCTCGCTCCGGTGCTGTTCTGGTACAACAAGCCGCTGCTCGACCAGTTCGGCTACTCCGTCCCCACCACCTGGGAGGACTACGAGGCACTGAGCGACAAGATCGCCGCTGAGCACCCCGGCTACATCCTCGGCTCGGTCGGCGACTCGTTCCAGGCGCCGTACGTGTACTACTGGGGCGCCGAAGCCCCGATCTTCCAGGTCGACGGCAACACCTTCACCTCGAACTTCTCCGACCCCAACTCGAAGAAGGCCACCGACCTCATCGACCACATGCTCGCCAACGGCACGCTCGTGACCGACAGCGTGTTCGGCGCCGACTTCGTCTCCAAGTACAAGGACAAGCTCGTCGGCATCCCCGGCCCCGCCTGGTACGCCGGCGCGCTGTTCGACAACGAGAAGAGCCTGAACTACACCGCCGGCACCATCGGTGCGGGAGCCCCGCTCTCGTGGTCGGGTGGCGACAAGGTCACCGGCAACGTCGGTGGCGGTGTCTGGTACGCCTCGAGCCACTCGAAGAACCTCGAGGCCGTCAAGAAGTTCCTCACGTACGCCACCAGCTCGGACGACGCCGTCAAGCTCGCGTCCGGCCTGCCGGCCTACCAGTCCGCGGCCGACGCATGGCTGAAGGAGCAGGCGGCGCAGGGCTTCTTCACCGGCGACCTGCAGTCGAGCGTCTCGACGGCGGCCAGCTCGGTCTGGCAGGGCTGGGGCTACCCGAGCTTCAGCGTCGAGGCCGCGTTCTCGAAGGCCGCGCTCCCGGTCATCACCGCCGGTAAGCCCCTCTCGGATGCCACTCAGGCCTGGCAGACCGAGATGGACAACCAGGCGCAGGTCCAGGGCTACGACGTCAAGAAGTAA
- a CDS encoding carbohydrate ABC transporter permease produces the protein MLSLRRAQSTFGYLMVSGYVVLLLAFGILPTLYAAYLAFTKDGAFVGFDNFLKTVQDYRFLPAVGHVAAFIAIWLTSLVIIVVILAVIVHAIRVRWLSSASRFIFYIPGALAGASSVLLWLFMLDPTVSPVSGLLRALGFNTFVDVVGNEGNLPVVFTVIAFWAGAGGWIVIMYGALNNINVELMEAARIDGAGPIATAWYIQIPLLRKWISYMAVMSLAAGTQLFVEPRVLSQASKGVVGLDYSLNQVAYLYAFRQNDFNGSAAISLMLLVVAAGLAAFFVFRGGLFERD, from the coding sequence ATGCTCTCTCTGCGTCGAGCCCAGTCGACGTTCGGCTACCTGATGGTCAGCGGATACGTCGTGCTGCTCCTGGCGTTCGGCATCCTGCCGACCCTCTACGCCGCGTACCTGGCGTTCACCAAGGACGGAGCCTTCGTCGGCTTCGACAACTTCCTCAAGACGGTGCAGGACTACCGGTTCCTCCCGGCCGTCGGTCACGTCGCGGCGTTCATCGCCATCTGGCTGACCAGCCTCGTCATCATCGTCGTGATCCTCGCGGTGATCGTGCACGCGATCCGTGTGCGGTGGCTGTCGTCCGCGTCGCGCTTCATCTTCTACATCCCGGGGGCGCTCGCCGGTGCGTCGAGCGTGCTGCTGTGGCTCTTCATGCTCGACCCGACCGTGAGTCCCGTGAGCGGACTGCTGCGGGCGCTCGGCTTCAACACGTTCGTCGACGTCGTCGGCAACGAGGGCAACCTCCCCGTCGTCTTCACCGTCATCGCCTTCTGGGCCGGAGCCGGCGGCTGGATCGTCATCATGTACGGCGCCCTGAACAACATCAACGTCGAGCTCATGGAGGCCGCCCGCATCGACGGCGCCGGCCCGATCGCCACCGCCTGGTACATCCAGATCCCGCTGCTGCGGAAGTGGATCTCGTACATGGCCGTGATGTCGTTGGCCGCCGGCACCCAGCTCTTCGTCGAGCCGCGCGTGCTCTCGCAGGCCAGCAAGGGCGTCGTCGGTCTCGACTACTCCCTGAACCAGGTCGCCTACCTCTACGCCTTCCGCCAGAACGACTTCAACGGCTCGGCGGCCATCTCGCTCATGCTGCTGGTCGTCGCCGCCGGTCTTGCGGCCTTCTTCGTCTTCCGAGGAGGACTCTTTGAACGCGACTAA
- a CDS encoding carbohydrate ABC transporter permease, with the protein MNATKSRATARTVTPAAFLGKAFVTVVILFFVFVFGMPIVWLLLAPTKSSTELTGQPPFSFGSFATIADNWARLSEFQNGIIWQWTGNAALYTGVALVITLIVTIPAGYALAMTRFRFRGLLLILTLVVMLIPNTALVLPVFLEMSALKLVGTPWAVILPFSFFPFGVYLTYIYFTTSVSQDLLNAARIDGASEMRVFRSVALPLATPVIALVGFFNLVGNWNNYFLPFVMEPGRKAPIQVGLAELLSNVPLFNPTSSASVTLDLPVMALATIVSIAPILIVFLFSQRFLVEGMTAGGTKE; encoded by the coding sequence TTGAACGCGACTAAGTCCCGCGCGACCGCGCGCACAGTGACCCCCGCGGCCTTCCTCGGGAAGGCTTTCGTCACCGTCGTCATCCTGTTCTTCGTCTTCGTCTTCGGGATGCCGATCGTCTGGCTCCTGCTGGCGCCGACGAAGTCATCCACCGAGCTGACCGGCCAGCCGCCGTTCTCCTTCGGCTCCTTCGCCACGATCGCCGACAACTGGGCGCGATTGAGCGAGTTCCAGAACGGCATCATCTGGCAGTGGACCGGCAACGCCGCGCTCTACACGGGAGTGGCGCTCGTCATCACCCTCATCGTGACGATCCCCGCGGGGTACGCGCTCGCGATGACCCGGTTCCGCTTCCGCGGGCTGCTGCTCATCCTGACGCTCGTGGTCATGCTCATCCCCAACACCGCCCTCGTGCTGCCGGTGTTCCTCGAGATGAGCGCGCTCAAGCTCGTCGGCACCCCGTGGGCCGTCATCCTGCCGTTCTCGTTCTTCCCGTTCGGGGTGTACCTCACGTACATCTACTTCACGACGAGCGTGTCGCAGGACCTCCTGAACGCCGCGCGAATCGACGGCGCGAGCGAGATGCGGGTCTTCCGGTCGGTGGCGCTGCCGCTCGCGACGCCCGTGATCGCGCTGGTCGGCTTCTTCAACCTCGTCGGCAACTGGAACAACTACTTCCTCCCCTTCGTGATGGAACCCGGCCGCAAGGCTCCCATCCAGGTGGGCCTCGCCGAGCTGCTGTCGAACGTGCCGTTGTTCAACCCCACCTCCTCGGCATCCGTCACTCTCGATCTCCCGGTGATGGCGCTCGCCACGATCGTGTCCATCGCGCCGATCCTCATCGTGTTCCTGTTCTCGCAGCGATTCCTCGTCGAAGGAATGACGGCGGGCGGGACGAAGGAATGA